Proteins encoded within one genomic window of Panicum virgatum strain AP13 chromosome 1N, P.virgatum_v5, whole genome shotgun sequence:
- the LOC120656269 gene encoding uncharacterized protein LOC120656269, with protein sequence MGERPSAFFFPACVCGCHRHRHRHRPVAPSQTSTYLQVSGPRIRRLGNWNIPSLSCPPPAISHRRLASPRSGGRARSLPHPGIPTPMAATFRLLILLVVVVVRPSVRAARDADADADADAVVSRIAFGSCANQSTPQPIWDAVLAFDPQVFVWLGDNVYGDNKRPFRVFGKERTVGPWKNVPRFYPSTEAELRRRYQLAKAKPGYASLRERAQVIGTWDDHDYGLNDAGKEFSGKVFTQRLLLDFLDEAEDSKRRKQAGVYTSYMFGPERKRVKVILLDTRYHRDPLLSDGTILGDPQWQWLERELHGPQSEITVIGSSIQVVSNLSATTGPLFYVESWARFPRERERLYRLIESSKRNGVIFISGDVHFGEIARFDCGAQYPLYDVTSSGLTQSVDNSVPTFFQPIMRLLAVLTPTTMRVLNPNCLYKSCTTGQPNFGAIEIDWNAVPPRIKLELRDVEGRSVHSVEFPISELRPSGALAMKKQEHAFQRHCTLETELPWLTQYRLALLFFGTIAVFIIAVVLLAITCLSSILMCSKKTKKE encoded by the exons ATGGGGGAACGCCCTTCAGCTTTCTTCTTCCCTGCCTGCGTCTGCggctgccaccgccaccgccaccgccatcgcCCGGTCGCCCCCAGCCAGACGTCCACCTACCTCCAGGTATCCGGCCCCAGGATCCGACGCCTTGGAAATTGGAATATCCCGTCTCTCTCCTGCCCACCTCCTGCAATTTCTCATCGCCGTCTCGCCTCGCCCCGGAGCGGAGGTAGAGCGCGCTCGCTCCCGCATCCCGGCATCCCCACCCCAATGGCTGCCACCTTCCGTCTGCTgatcctcctcgtcgtcgtcgtcgtgcgcccctccgtccgcgccgcccgcgacgccgacgccgacgccgacgccgacgccgtggTGTCCAGGATCGCCTTCGGCTCCTGCGCCAACCAGAGCACGCCCCAG CCTATTTGGGACGCCGTCCTGGCGTTCGACCCGCAGGTGTTCGTCTGGCTCGGGGACAACGTCTACGGCGACAACAAGCGCCCGTTCCGGGTGTTCGGGAAGGAGCGCACCGTCGGGCCCTGGAAGAACGTGCCGCGGTTCTACCCCTCCACCGAGGCGGAGCTGCGGAGGCGGTACCAGCTTGCCAAGGCGAAGCCCGGGTATGCCAGCCTCAGGGAGAGGGCTCAG GTTATTGGAACATGGGATGACCATGATTATGGATTGAATGATGCAGGAAAAGAATTTAGTGGGAAAGTGTTTACTCAGAGGCTTCTGCTAGATTTCTTGGATGAAGCTGAAGATAGTAAACG GAGGAAACAAGCTGGTGTTTATACCTCATATATGTTTGGCCCTGAAAGAAAACGAGTGAAG GTAATCTTGTTGGATACCAGATATCACAGAGACCCACTATTAAGTGATGGAACTATTCTGGGAGATCCTCAGTGGCAGTGGCTAGAGAGGGAACTTCATGGTCCTCAATCAGAGATCACTGTCATCGGATCTTCTATCCAG GTAGTGTCTAATCTTTCTGCTACAACTGGACCTTTGTTCTATGTGGAGTCCTGGGCACGCTTTccaagggagagagaaaggctGTACAGATTGATTGAGAGCAGCAAG AGAAATGGAGTGATATTTATTAGTGGTGATGTTCATTTTGGAGAAATTGCTAGATTCGACTGTGGAGCTCAATATCCATTGTATGATGTTACTTCAAGTGGTCTTACCCAATCTGTTGACAATTCTGTGCCGACATTCTTTCAACCTATTATGAGACTTCTGGCAGTATTAACGCCAACTACCATGCGAGTCCTAAATCCTAACTGCCTGTATAAATCATGTACTACAG GCCAACCAAATTTTGGAGCAATTGAAATTGATTGGAATGCTGTACCTCCGCGCATTAAACTTGAACTGAGAGATGTTGAGGGCCGTTCTGTTCACAGTGTGGAGTTCCCTATATCTGAACTGCGACCATCAGGTGCGCTTGCAATGAAGAAACAAGAACATGCTTTCCAACGGCACTGTACTCTCGAGACAGAGCTTCCATGGCTAACACAATACCGGCTCGCTCTGCTGTTCTTTGGTACCATAGCTG TTTTTATTATAGCCGTGGTGCTGCTAGCAATCACCTGCTTGTCAAGTATCCTTATGTGCAGTAAAAAGACCAAGAAAGAATAG